A region from the Chlorocebus sabaeus isolate Y175 chromosome 27, mChlSab1.0.hap1, whole genome shotgun sequence genome encodes:
- the PSAPL1 gene encoding proactivator polypeptide-like 1 has product MLCALLLLPSLLGATRASPTSGPQECAKGSMVWCQDLQAAARCGAVGYCQGAVWNKPPVKSLPCDVCQDIAAAAGNGLTPDATESDILALVMKTCEWLPSQESSAGCKWMVDAHSSAILSMLHGDPDSAPAQVCTALTLCEPLQRHLATLGPLSKGDTSEAVAPFMANGPLRFHPPQVPEGALCQDCVRQVYRLQEAVRSNLTLADLNIQEQCESLGPGLAVLCKNYLRQFFVPAEQALSLLPAQELCRKGGFCEELGAPAHLTQAVAMDGVPSLELGLPRKQSEMQMKAGVTCEVCMSVVQKLDHWLMSNSSELMIIHALERVCSVMPASIRKECIILVDTYSPSLVQLVAKITPEKVCRFIRLCGNRRWSRALPDAYAVVPSPEWDAENQGSFCNGCKRLLTVSSHNLESKSTKRDILMAFKGACSILPLPYMIQCKHFVTQYEPVLIESLKDMVDPVTVCKKVGACHGPRTPLLGTDQCALGPSFWCRSHEAAKLCNTVQHCQKHVWKETPLHTGEHA; this is encoded by the coding sequence ATGCTGTGTGCCCTGCTCCTCCTTCCCAGTCTCCTGGGGGCCACCAGGGCCAGCCCCACCTCAGGCCCCCAGGAGTGTGCAAAGGGCTCCATGGTGTGGTGCCAGGATCTGCAGGCAGCTGCCAGGTGTGGAGCCGTGGGGTACTGCCAAGGGGCCGTATGGAACAAACCCCCCGTGAAGTCTCTGCCCTGTGACGTATGCCAGGACATAGCAGCTGCCGCTGGCAACGGGCTGACCCCTGACGCCACGGAGTCTGACATCCTGGCTTTGGTGATGAAGACCTGTGAGTGGCTCCCCAGCCAGGAGTCTTCAGCCGGATGCAAGTGGATGGTGGATGCCCACAGTTCAGCCATCCTCAGCATGCTCCACGGGGACCCAGACAGCGCCCCGGCACAGGTGTGCACAGCGCTCACCCTCTGTGAGCCGCTGCAGAGGCACCTGGCCACCCTGGGGCCACTCTCCAAAGGGGACACCTCTGAGGCTGTGGCTCCATTCATGGCCAATGGGCCCCTTAGGTTCCACCCTCCCCAGGTGCCTGAAGGAGCTCTGTGCCAAGACTGTGTACGGCAGGTCTACCGACTCCAAGAGGCTGTCCGGTCCAACTTGACCTTGGCAGACTTGAACATCCAGGAGCAGTGTGAGTCCTTGGGGCCTGGCCTGGCTGTCCTCTGCAAGAACTACCTCCGTCAGTTTTTTGTCCCTGCTGAGCAAGCACTGAGCCTTCTCCCCGCGCAGGAGCTCTGCAGGAAGGGGGGATTCTGTGAGGAGCTAGGGGCACCTGCCCACTTGACTCAAGCAGTGGCCATGGACGGGGTCCCCTCCCTGGAGCTGGGGTTGCCAAGGAAACAGAGCGAGATGCAGATGAAGGCCGGAGTGACCTGTGAGGTGTGCATGAGCGTGGTGCAGAAGCTGGACCACTGGCTCATGTCCAACAGCTCTGAGCTCATGATCATCCACGCCCTGGAGCGCGTGTGCTCGGTAATGCCTGCCTCTATCAGGAAGGAGTGCATCATCTTGGTGGACACCTACAGCCCCTCCTTGGTGCAGCTTGTGGCCAAAATCACCCCAGAGAAGGTGTGCAGGTTCATCCGTCTGTGTGGCAACCGGAGGTGGTCCCGAGCACTCCCTGACGCCTATGCAGTCGTGCCGTCCCCAGAGTGGGACGCGGAGAACCAGGGCAGCTTCTGCAATGGTTGCAAGAGGCTGCTCACGGTGTCCTCCCACAACCTGGAGAGCAAGAGCACCAAGCGAGACATCCTGATGGCCTTCAAGGGTGCCTGCAGCATCCTGCCGCTGCCCTACATGATCCAGTGCAAGCACTTCGTCACCCAGTATGAGCCTGTGCTCATTGAGAGTCTCAAGGACATGGTGGACCCTGTGACTGTGTGCAAGAAGGTGGGGGCCTGCCACGGCCCCAGGACCCCACTGCTGGGCACTGACCAGTGTGCCCTGGGCCCAAGCTTCTGGTGCAGGAGCCACGAGGCCGCCAAGCTGTGCAACACTGTGCAGCACTGCCAGAAGCACGTATGGAAAGAGACGCCCCTCCACACCGGGGAACACGCATGA